The region GGCTGCGCCTAAGTTGGTAAGTAGCTGACGCGAAAGATGATCCATGCGTCAGCTACTTACCAACTTAGGCACAACCGCTTATTGACTTGATGACTTGTTTACTGATCAACCACCACGCTTAACTGAGCGACCATGAGTCGGTTCATCTCACTCCAGGTGTGATCCCATGAATTTTCTTTCAGGAACGAGTCGACTGTTTGCCAGTTGGATGATTTCTTGGTTAGCATACGCTCAATCGCCAGTTCGAACGTTTCGGCATTGTTCGCAATTTCTACCAGTTCTTTACTACCATAAGTCCGAATCACATCCCGAATGGGCGTTGATACGACCGGCAGACCAGCCGCCAGGTACTCAGGGGTTTTAGTAGGGCTGATAAACCGCGTAGATTCGTTGAGTGCAAAAGGAAGTATGGCTACATCCCAGTTGCTGAAATACATCGGTAAATCTTTATATGCCTTCATGCCCAAATAATGAACATTTGGCTGATGAGGAAGCAGCTTAGGGTCTATTTTAACGATTGGCCCAAGGAGAACAAATTGCCAATCCGGACGACGTTCGGCTAGTTCGCCCATGAGCTTATAGTCGAACCGTTCGTCAATAACACCGCTGAAGCCAATCCGGGGAGTCGCAATAGAGCGCTGATCGACAGGATCGGGCTGGGGTTTACGAGCCGAGGAGAAATGGGCAAAATCGATGCTGCTTGGAAAAGCAAACACATGCGGGTGCCGACTTTGTTTAGCTTCGTAGAGACTGTAACCGCCCGTGAAAACAACGTCTGCCTGTTGCATCAATTGTTTTTCCTTTTGCAGCAGCTGCGGAGGAGCACCCCAGAATGCGGATAGCTCATCCATACAGTCATAGACCGTCAGACTAGGCTCCAGATGATCACTAAACAGCATCGCCATTGGCGTATAATACCAGGCAACAAACGAACGAATGGTTTCACGAGCAATAAATTCGTCCAGCAACTGACGCTGTAGACGAATGGCTTCTTCAGGGCCAGTGCCATGCGGTAGATGCGGTACCAATACCGTCAGCCGATCTGTTTGCTTGCTTACACTCATATGTAGGCTATCGCTCCACATAGGCTCCTCAAGAAACCATACCCGATAGTTTTTTGAGGCCCGGCTGAGTAAATGCTGAGGCCGCTGGTATACGAAGTTCCAGCGTAGGTGCGAGAAGCAGATCAAATCAGGAATAACCTGGCTGGCAGAACCTGATAGAGAACTATGTGTAGTTGTAGATTTAGTTGACTGGACAGATAGGGTGGTGGCATTTGCCAAGTCGTTCGCTGAGGATGATACTTTCATGTTTGCTCGTGTAGGGTATTGAGTTAAATAGTCTGCTCATCAATTGACCAGCCCATAGACGCCTACTTAACAAACCAAGCCAGTCGGAAAATGTTAATTCATGATCTGTTTAATTGAGGAAGCGGTTCCAGCCCTCATAAATACACTTAAAAAACGCAAAACCGGGTCGAAACACTAGTTAGTTGTCATCGACTTTTTGTTCTTATCCTCGTTCAATTCAAACAGGTAACCGTCCAGATCAGAGAAATAGACCTGTACAATCCCATCAAAGCGTACTTGTCGGTGATATGGGATGTTTTTAGCTTTCAGGTATTGCTCCGACTTGTTGATATCCTCCACAAACAAGGCATAATGGCTGCCGTTTTTATCATGAACGATCTGCTCTGTCCGGCCATCCAGAAGGTGAATCTGCTGGCCGTTGCCTAGGTCAAACCAGGCACGAATGGCTTTCAGATTCTCGGGAACAGGAATTGGTTTAAGGCCCAGTACATCCCGATAAAAAGCAGCACTCGTTGGGACATCTTTTACGTGAATTGAAATATGATTGTGGCGGGTAATGCCAAGCTTATCCTGGCCGGAAACAAAACCTGAGGTGGCTACACCCAGAGCAATAAGAAGTACAACTGCTAATTTTTTCATGACTCGAAAAGTCGTCAGTTTACTAAAACTACCCGGCTTTGTCGTCCATCCAATGTCTCAATTATTACCGTATAGCGGCCGGTTGGTAAGCCGCGAAGCGAGAGGCTTTTGGTGTGTTTGCCTGCTGTAAGCGATGGGTCGGTTATCGTTTGAAGACGTTGTCCCAGCAAATTAATGAGTGAAATGGTGGTGACCCCAGCGGAAGGCAGCGTAAAATCAACCAATAAGGTTTCGGTTGTTGGGTTAGGATATATGCGAAAGCTGCCCGGCGTAGGGTCATCAAGGGCGGTTACCACCGATGTGGAAGGGGTTGCAGAGGAAGAAACCGAAACGCTTTCAACGGTTTTTAAAATCCAGTTCGAAGGATCAACGACCAGGCCGGATACGGTACCTTTGGCGGGTAGGGTAAATGTTTGGTCGGGTCGATCGTTCATGACCGTCACCGTTGTGTCGCCCGTTGCTGATTTGATCTGCAATTGCACAGGCATGGTAAAGGAAGCCGGGCTAGTGGCAAAGGCATTTCGTTGTTCCAGCCGTACCGTTACCGTCCTGGCAGTACTTCCCGGCGATACCGTTGCCTTGTAAACCGGATAGCCTTCGCCATAAATCCACTCCTTAAAGAAGTAATCCAGCGAACGACTGGAAACCTGTTCGGCTACAGTCTGGAAATCTTCAGTTACAGCCGTTTTGTAGGCCAGTGCAGGCAATTCGGCGTACGTACGTATAGTGCGGAAAAAGGTACTGTCGCCCAAAACGCCACGCAGCATGTGCAGAACCGCAGCGCCTTTGGCGTAAGTCCGTGAACTGCTGAAAATGTTGTTAAAGTTGGAAATGTCCTGCACATAAATGGAGCCCCGGGCCGTTCGGGCACTGCTCATGAAATTATTCATGTAATTCTGGTAGCCAGCCAGCCCGCTTACGGATTCGGTGTAAATCGCTTCGGTATAGGAAGCAAACCCTTCGTTGAGCCAGATATTCTGCCAGTCACGGCAGGTAATTTTATCGCCGAACCACTGATGCCCCAGTTCATGCGCAATGACCGTTGGTGTCAATGAGGATATGCCCATCGACGAAATCGTCTGATGCTCCATCCCGCCATTGTTACGCGCAAACTGGGCATGACCGTATTTCTCGCGTAAAAACGGGTAAGGGCCAAACCGGTTCGAGAATAGCTGAATCATGCCCGGCGTCCGGTCAAGGCTGGCCTGTACCTGAGCTAGACTCTCGGGATAGATGTAGTGCGTAACGGGCATGGTCTGGCTGCCGTACGTAACGGGTGTGTTATATTCGCTATAATTGGAGACGGCTATCGAGATCAGGTATTGGGCAATGGGGTAGCTGTTGCGCCACAGATACGTTTTGGTGCCGTCAGTATTCGACGTTGTGCTGACGAGTGTGCCATTAGAAACAGAAACGAGTTGAGCCGGGGCAGTAATACGTACCGACGACGAGTCGGCTTTATCGGCTGGTGTGTCCCGGCAGGGGAACCAGTCCGAAGCACCATAAGGCTCACTCAGACTCCAGATGACCGGATCGGCCGTACTTTCGTGTTTATCGAACTTAAAACTACCATTGGTCGTACCGTTTGGAATGCCCTGATAAAATACCGTTACGGTGAACGCCTGGCCAGTGGTGAGCGGCTGAGGGGGAGTGATGGTCAGTTTATTCTGGGCGTGCTGAAAGGATAGCGTTCGACTGCCTGCTTTTACGGAATCGACCCGAAGACCCTCTCCGGTGGTTGCCGTCGTTGAGTTTAGGTCGAGGTAGAAACTGCTGAGCGAGGCCACCGTACTTTTAAGCGTAATTGTGGTGGCGGCCCGCAGCGTATTTGGTGACGTAGTCAGTCGCAGGTCGAGGCCGTAATACGTAACATCAATGGAGGCATCGCCCGGATAGGCCAGCCTTGCCTTCGGGTTGGCGGCCGACTGGCCAAAATAACGAACTTTGCCCATCCGGCAGAAAAGCCCTCCGTCGGTACTGTCCTGGGCGCTGGTTAAAGAAGGAAGAAAAAACAGAAGCAGGTAGCAGATTCGCATAACGGATAAATGGTTTCTAACGTAACCAGAAAGATAATGAGTCCGTTAGAAAACGTTTAGCTTTCGGACTGATTGCCCGCGTTCAACCATTTTGCTGGCTGCGCTTCGGCTTCGGCCTGCGCTTTGAGGGCTTCCAGCTTTTGCTGATCGGCTTCGGGCAACTGAAGCTGCCAACCCATCGAACTCGCCAGTTGATACATCATGTACTGAATCTGGTTGTTGGCAATTTTAGGCAGATCGCTCTGCATAGCCCGTTCGTTCATGGCTCGTTTGGCTTCGTCCAGGATCTGCGTATAATCGTCACCACTAAAGTGGTTTAAAATGCCGGCCTGTATATCGTAGAACTTGTAGTCAGTGTCGATCGACAACACTTCAGGTTCGGGAAATGACTCGATGATCAGTTTTTTGTCCCCATTATCGGGCGCCCTGAACCGGACTTTCGCAAAATCGAAACCAACCAGCACTTTGGAGCGGGCAATGACCATCGCTTTTTTTGGGTCATTGAGGAGGTATAAAATCTTCTTCTGATCCTGGTAGTTGTAAATTTCCGAGAAGTACCCCTCGGCCATAACCACCTTGAAGACTTTCTCGATCCGCTCCAGCAGGATGACCGAGTCTGTTCGAACGTTTGTGATGCCCGTGCGCTTACGCAATGCATTGGCCAGGGCAACGCCCCCGCCCGCCCCAACAAGCAGTAATAAAACGGTGGTTAGGAAATCCATAATAGGCGAAAGGTATAATGAACCGCACGGGTGCCCCAAATGTATAATGAAAAATGGACAATGAATCAGGACGAAACCGTCCATTTTCCATTGTCCATTTGGGGCCGCCCGCGCGGTTCATCATACAGTGAAGGCTACTTGGCGTAGGCTACTGCCCGCATTTCCCGGATGACCGTTACTTTGATCTGACCGGGATACTGCATCTCCTTCTCTATTTTTTGTGAAATTTCATACGACAGAATACCCGCACGCTCATCGGAAACATGATCAGCATCGACCATAATCCGTAACTCGCGACCGGCCTGAATAGCATAGCACTTGGTTACGCCCGGAAAATTTCCGGCCAGTTCTTCCAGTTCTTTAAGTCGTTTAATGTACGACTCCATCATCTCGCGACGGGCACCCGGCCGTGAGCCCGATACGGCGTCACAAACCTGCACAATTGGCGAAATCATACTCGTCATCTCGATCTCGTCGTGGTGAGCGCCGATAGCATTGATAACTTCCGGATTCTCCTTGTATTTCTTGGCAAGCTCCATGCCCAATATGGCGTGGGGTAGTTCAGCTTCTTCGGGCCACACCTTGCCAATATCGTGAAGCAATCCAGCCCGCTTGGCGAGCTTGGCATTCAGGCCCAGTTCAGCCGCCATAGTGGCGCACAGTTTGGCTACTTCGCGGGAGTGCTGGAGCAGGTTTTGCCCGTAACTTGACCGGAAGCGCATTCGGCCAACCATCTTGATCAGCTCGGGGTGAAGACCGTGAATGCCGAGGTCGATGACAGTCCGTTCGCCGATCTCAACAATTTCGTCTTCAATATTTTTGCGGGTTTTGGCAACGATCTCTTCAATCCGGGCGGGGTGGATACGACCGTCCTGTACGAGCCGGTGCAGGGAGAGCCGGGCAATCTCGCGCCGAACGGGATCGAAGCCCGAAATGATAATGGCTTCGGGGGTATCATCGACGATAATTTCAACGCCGGTTGCTGCTTCGAGGGCACGAATGTTACGACCTTCCCGGCCAATAACTTTGCCCTTTACATCATCCGATTCAATGTTGAAAACGGACACACAGTTTTCAATGGCGTGCTCGGTAGCCGTTCGCTGAATGGTTTCAATAACCACCTTTTTCGCTTCTTTAGTAGCGGTCAGCTTAGCTTCTTCAATAATATTTTTGATGTAGGAGGAAGCCCGTGTTTCGGCCTCGGCTTTCAGCGTTTCTATGAGTTGCTCACGTGCCTGCTCGGCAGACAGACCTGCAATTTTTTCGAGCTGAGCCACCTGATCGGCGAGCATACGGTCGGCTTCCTGCTGCCGACGGTCAACGTCTTCCCGGCGTTTATTAAGAGCCTCAATCTGTTGCGCTAGCGTGTTTTTTTGCTGCCCGAGTTCATTACGCTGCTGGTTCAGCTCACCTTCACGGGTGCGCTGCTGATCGGCCTGTTGGGCAAGTTGTTGTTCGCGCTGTTTGAGCTTGGTTTCGTTCTGCAGAAGCAGGTTCCGCTTCTGATTTGTTGTTTCTTCGAACTCCGTTTTCAGCTTCAGGTATTTTTCTTTTGCTTCCAGTATCCGATCTTTTTTTATCGTTTCGGCCTGTAATTCAGCATTTTTTAAAATAGCTGCTGCTTTTTCTTCTGCATCTTTCTCATGCTTCGCGCGAACGCCCGCCATGGTTTGGCGACCAATTAATATGCCAATACCACCCCCTGCAAGGGCGGCAAGAATCGTTAACAAAATTGGAATGTCCATTGGACTATATCGTTAGGATTGAACAAATAAATCATCAATCTGCTGCGATACGAGTGCCCTGAACGCTTACTCTGGGTATTATGGGATGTAATCCCGCCGTTGTTTATGTCGTGACGACCGGCGTGATAACCTGGTCTAATTGAGTTATTTTGTCAAACACCATTTGTTGTAATCGCTGCATTTGTCTTTCTCCTCTGAGCTTGGTGACCAAGCAGTCGAAGGCTATCATTGCCAGGGCCTCCTGCGTATCAGTAAGCCCTTTTTCCCGATATTGCTTCAGCTCTTCCTGAATCAGCTTGGCGGCTTCGCGTACGATAGCTTCCGAGTCCGGCTCTACGGCTAATCTGTAGAATCGGTCGGCAATTTTTACGCGAATTGGCAGTTCTTCCATCGCTGCAGTCGGCTCAGATAGGGCGTTCCCCCGGAGCCAATTTGGGTTTATGACAAACTACTCAAATGAGCAATGCACCGTTCCAGTTCCCGGATATACTCGTCGAGTTGTCGTTTTAAATCAGCATTCGTATCTGTCTCAGACAGATTGTCTTTTACAATTATACCAACATCTTTCGACTTTGGTGTATTTTTTTCCGAATTAACAGGTTTTTTCCGCAGTTGCCTGACTAAGTCCTGTTGTTCTTTCAAACTTTCCTGAAGGGTTGCATTCTCCAGTTCCAGCTGTTCGACCTGCTTTTGCGCATCAACATACTCTTCCCTAAGCTTTTTGAGTTTATGCTCAAAGCGCTCGACCAGTGCAATAATTTGATGTTCGCTAACCACAGTTCTTTATAAAGTAATTGGTTAATTGGTGGAGCAGTGGAGTGATTAAGTGGTTAAAACTAGTCCACTACTTAACTACTTAACTACTTAACTATTCCACCACTCCACCATTATTTTCTAATTACTGCCCCTAACTCCTGCTCAAAAGTCGTCATGAGCCGTTGCATTGTTTTATCAATTGTTGCATCCGTGAGGGTCTGGGCGGTATCCTGAAGCATAAAACTGACTGAATAGGCTTTTTTGCCAGCACCCAGATTTTCTCCTTCATACACATCAAACACATTCACAGACCGTAATAATTTCCGTTCCGTTTGCCGGGCCAGCTTACTGATCTGTTCGAACGAAATGGCCTGATCAAGTACCAGCGACAGGTCACGACGAACTTCGGGAAATTTGGAAACTTCCTCATAGCGTACTTTGGTCGTTGCTAGTTTGAGCAGCGCCTGCCAGTCGAAGTCGGCGTAAAACACGGGCTGTTTTAGGTCTACCAGCTTCGTCAGTTTGGGGTTTACCAATCCCAGACTGACCAGTGGTTTTTTATTGACAACATACGTCACGCCATACTGGAAAAGGGTAGTGTCGGCGGGTTGGGTTTCGTAGGCTTTGACCCGGAATAGGTTCAGTATCCGCTGAACGGCCGTGGCCAGGTCATGAAACGCCACCGGTTGAGCTTTCTGAAGCCAGTTTTCGGGTTGCTGGTTGCCGAGAATAGCCAGGCTCATCCGTACCCGTTCAACGTATTTCGTAGTCGAATCGTCAAGTTTTACTTTATGATAAACCTTGCCCAATTCGAATGTCTTCAAGTCTTTCTGCCGCCGGTTCAGGTTATACAACATCGTTTCGAGCGCCGAGAACAGCAGCGTTTGCCGCATAACAGACAGCTCCTCGCTGAGGGGATTGA is a window of Spirosoma linguale DSM 74 DNA encoding:
- a CDS encoding glycosyl transferase group 1 (PFAM: glycosyl transferase group 1~KEGG: psa:PST_2891 glycosyltransferase); translated protein: MKVSSSANDLANATTLSVQSTKSTTTHSSLSGSASQVIPDLICFSHLRWNFVYQRPQHLLSRASKNYRVWFLEEPMWSDSLHMSVSKQTDRLTVLVPHLPHGTGPEEAIRLQRQLLDEFIARETIRSFVAWYYTPMAMLFSDHLEPSLTVYDCMDELSAFWGAPPQLLQKEKQLMQQADVVFTGGYSLYEAKQSRHPHVFAFPSSIDFAHFSSARKPQPDPVDQRSIATPRIGFSGVIDERFDYKLMGELAERRPDWQFVLLGPIVKIDPKLLPHQPNVHYLGMKAYKDLPMYFSNWDVAILPFALNESTRFISPTKTPEYLAAGLPVVSTPIRDVIRTYGSKELVEIANNAETFELAIERMLTKKSSNWQTVDSFLKENSWDHTWSEMNRLMVAQLSVVVDQ
- a CDS encoding conserved hypothetical protein (KEGG: avn:Avin_18240 hypothetical protein); translation: MEELPIRVKIADRFYRLAVEPDSEAIVREAAKLIQEELKQYREKGLTDTQEALAMIAFDCLVTKLRGERQMQRLQQMVFDKITQLDQVITPVVTT
- a CDS encoding Peptidase M1 membrane alanine aminopeptidase (PFAM: Peptidase M1 membrane alanine aminopeptidase~KEGG: mxa:MXAN_0644 M1 family peptidase), with amino-acid sequence MRICYLLLFFLPSLTSAQDSTDGGLFCRMGKVRYFGQSAANPKARLAYPGDASIDVTYYGLDLRLTTSPNTLRAATTITLKSTVASLSSFYLDLNSTTATTGEGLRVDSVKAGSRTLSFQHAQNKLTITPPQPLTTGQAFTVTVFYQGIPNGTTNGSFKFDKHESTADPVIWSLSEPYGASDWFPCRDTPADKADSSSVRITAPAQLVSVSNGTLVSTTSNTDGTKTYLWRNSYPIAQYLISIAVSNYSEYNTPVTYGSQTMPVTHYIYPESLAQVQASLDRTPGMIQLFSNRFGPYPFLREKYGHAQFARNNGGMEHQTISSMGISSLTPTVIAHELGHQWFGDKITCRDWQNIWLNEGFASYTEAIYTESVSGLAGYQNYMNNFMSSARTARGSIYVQDISNFNNIFSSSRTYAKGAAVLHMLRGVLGDSTFFRTIRTYAELPALAYKTAVTEDFQTVAEQVSSRSLDYFFKEWIYGEGYPVYKATVSPGSTARTVTVRLEQRNAFATSPASFTMPVQLQIKSATGDTTVTVMNDRPDQTFTLPAKGTVSGLVVDPSNWILKTVESVSVSSSATPSTSVVTALDDPTPGSFRIYPNPTTETLLVDFTLPSAGVTTISLINLLGQRLQTITDPSLTAGKHTKSLSLRGLPTGRYTVIIETLDGRQSRVVLVN
- a CDS encoding conserved hypothetical protein (KEGG: cja:CJA_2037 hypothetical protein); this encodes MDFLTTVLLLLVGAGGGVALANALRKRTGITNVRTDSVILLERIEKVFKVVMAEGYFSEIYNYQDQKKILYLLNDPKKAMVIARSKVLVGFDFAKVRFRAPDNGDKKLIIESFPEPEVLSIDTDYKFYDIQAGILNHFSGDDYTQILDEAKRAMNERAMQSDLPKIANNQIQYMMYQLASSMGWQLQLPEADQQKLEALKAQAEAEAQPAKWLNAGNQSES
- a CDS encoding metal dependent phosphohydrolase (KEGG: hypothetical protein~TIGRFAM: YmdA/YtgF protein; metal dependent phophohydrolase~PFAM: metal-dependent phosphohydrolase HD sub domain; K Homology, type 1, subgroup; Metal-dependent hydrolase HDOD~SMART: metal-dependent phosphohydrolase HD region; KH domain protein) produces the protein MDIPILLTILAALAGGGIGILIGRQTMAGVRAKHEKDAEEKAAAILKNAELQAETIKKDRILEAKEKYLKLKTEFEETTNQKRNLLLQNETKLKQREQQLAQQADQQRTREGELNQQRNELGQQKNTLAQQIEALNKRREDVDRRQQEADRMLADQVAQLEKIAGLSAEQAREQLIETLKAEAETRASSYIKNIIEEAKLTATKEAKKVVIETIQRTATEHAIENCVSVFNIESDDVKGKVIGREGRNIRALEAATGVEIIVDDTPEAIIISGFDPVRREIARLSLHRLVQDGRIHPARIEEIVAKTRKNIEDEIVEIGERTVIDLGIHGLHPELIKMVGRMRFRSSYGQNLLQHSREVAKLCATMAAELGLNAKLAKRAGLLHDIGKVWPEEAELPHAILGMELAKKYKENPEVINAIGAHHDEIEMTSMISPIVQVCDAVSGSRPGARREMMESYIKRLKELEELAGNFPGVTKCYAIQAGRELRIMVDADHVSDERAGILSYEISQKIEKEMQYPGQIKVTVIREMRAVAYAK
- a CDS encoding Glyoxalase/bleomycin resistance protein/dioxygenase (PFAM: Glyoxalase/bleomycin resistance protein/dioxygenase~KEGG: rec:RHECIAT_PC0000785 putative glyoxalase protein); amino-acid sequence: MKKLAVVLLIALGVATSGFVSGQDKLGITRHNHISIHVKDVPTSAAFYRDVLGLKPIPVPENLKAIRAWFDLGNGQQIHLLDGRTEQIVHDKNGSHYALFVEDINKSEQYLKAKNIPYHRQVRFDGIVQVYFSDLDGYLFELNEDKNKKSMTTN
- a CDS encoding hypothetical protein (KEGG: similar to centromere protein E), with amino-acid sequence MVSEHQIIALVERFEHKLKKLREEYVDAQKQVEQLELENATLQESLKEQQDLVRQLRKKPVNSEKNTPKSKDVGIIVKDNLSETDTNADLKRQLDEYIRELERCIAHLSSLS